From Salvelinus sp. IW2-2015 linkage group LG18, ASM291031v2, whole genome shotgun sequence, a single genomic window includes:
- the LOC111978337 gene encoding progranulin isoform X3, which produces MTVQIGVACLALLGLTSALICPDGGMCAEGNTCCKTPSGGYGCCPLPNAECCLDHLHCCYEGTVCDLVHSKCLNKTVSLPWVRRVPAKRLIGPLMLEGVKAVICPDGEAECPDDTTCCELPGGSWGCCPLAKAVCCEDKMHCCPEGTKCDLAHSKCVSPTLDTFPMREKVPARKRQTVAVVGQAVTCPGGKSQCPDGTTCCLLASGDFGCCPYPEGVCCTDKLHCCPGNTTCDLEHEMCTSPNTRTPLAKKIPAIPNDVDCPDKLSLCPDDTTCCLKGNGSYGCCPMPSAVCCSDHLHCCPEGTTCDLGQGTCVSKHDQTPMAVKIPATLTTSSLQSRGPRQINAVPCKDSVACADGSTCCKSLDGEWVCCPLPKAVCCDDHLHCCPHGTICNLAESTCDDPSSGSALVPMLDKVPAFSYVSEEEPLPNSKCDESTSCPGQSTCCKTTTGNWACCPLPNAMCCNDHLHCCPHGTVCNLEASTCDDPSGFTMPWVAKGPALPTQTPLATEKCDEQTMCPRGTTCCRQNSGQSACCPLPHAVCCDDHEHCCPKGYTCNVAEQTCDKPGLLSRPWVPKLPGLPLHRGLPQASAPSVHPAKNMCDPHTSCPKDTTCCFVKKTGKWGCCPLPKAVCCTDGDHCCPSGYSCDDQKTCCTKGRLTIPWYRKEKALTVGAMLKDVKCDNNSSCASGTTCCKLPTGEWGCCPLVKAVCCTDHEHCCPQGYSCNMQTGTCEKPVEGVLPHMIPQTKVAESQQRAAETGLDVKCDGAGEYSCPKLQTCCKTSPTEWACCPESKAVCCADSKHCCPMGYTCHLGQGGCSQQAELTWDIFFTHNKKRDFVPFGL; this is translated from the exons ATG actgTGCAGATAGGGGTGGCGTGTCTGGCTCTGCTAGGCCTGACCTCAGCCCTGATTTGTCCCGATGGTGGGATGTGTGCAGAGGGGAACACCTGCTGCAAGACGCCCAGCGGMGGATATGGCTGCTGTCCACTACCGAAT GCTGAGTGCTGCTTGGACCACCTGCATTGCTGTTATGAGGGGACAGTGTGTGATTTAGTGCACTCCAAGTGCCTTAATAAAACCGTCTCTCTGCCGTGGGTCAGAAGAGTTCCTGCCAAACGCCTAATCGGCCCTCTG ATGCTGGAGGGAGTGAAGGCAGTCATTTGTCCCGACGGCGAGGCCGAGTGTCCAGACGACACTACCTGCTGTGAACTCCCAGGCGGTTCCTGGGGCTGCTGTCCCCTGGCCAAG GCGGTGTGCTGTGAGGACAAGATGCACTGCTGTCCAGAGGGCACCAAATGTGACCTAGCCCACTCCAAGTGTGTGTCGCCCACKCTGGACACGTTCCCTATGAGGGAGAAAGTGCCTGCAAGGAAGAGGCAGACAG TAGCTGTGGTTGGACAAGCAGTGACCTGCCCAGGTGGTAAGAGCCAGTGCCCAGACGGAACCACATGTTGCCTACTGGCCAGTGGAGACTTTGGCTGCTGCCCCTACCCTGAG GGTGTGTGCTGTACTGACAAACTCCACTGTTGCCCTGGCAACACAACCTGTGACCTGGAGCATGAGATGTGCACTTCCCCCAATACACGGACTCCATTGGCCAAGAAGATCCCTGCAATCCCCAACGATG TGGATTGCCCAGACAAGTTGTCATTGTGTCCTGACGACACCACTTGTTGCCTGAAGGGGAATGGGAGCTATGGCTGCTGCCCTATGCCCAGT GCTGTGTGCTGTTCAGATCACCTCCACTGCTGTCCAGAGGGCACTACCTGTGACCTGGGACAGGGCACCTGTGTGTCTAAACACGACCAAACCCCCATGGCTGTCAAAATCCCCGCCACATTGACCACTTCATCCCTACAGAGCAGAGGCCCGAGACAAA TCAATGCTGTGCCCTGCAARGACTCTGTGGCCTGTGCTGATGGGAGTACGTGCTGTAAATCACTAGATGGAGAATGGGTCTGCTGCCCCCTGCCcaag GCTGTGTGTTGTGATGACCATCTCCACTGCTGCCCCCACGGGACCATCTGTAACCTGGCAGAGAGTACGTGTGATGACCCCTCCTCGGGCTCTGCCCTGGTTCCCATGCTGGACAAGGTGCCTGCCTTCAGCTATGTGTCGGAGGAGGAGCCGCTGCCCAACAGCAAATGTGACGAGTCCACATCGTGCCCGGGCCAATCCACGTGCTGCAAGACCACCACGGGAAACTGGGCCTGCTGCCCCCTGCCCAAT GCGATGTGTTGCAACGACCACCTCCACTGCTGCCCCCACGGCACCGTGTGTAACCTGGAGGCCAGTACCTGTGATGATCCCTCAGGCTTCACCATGCCGTGGGTCGCCAAGGGGCCAGCCCTCCCCACCCAGACACCACTGGCCACTGAGAAGTGTGACGAACAGACCATGTGCCCCAGGGGCACCACCTGCTGCAGGCAGAACTCGGGACAGTCGGCATGCTGTCCTCTACCTCAT GCGGTGTGCTGTGACGACCACGAGCACTGCTGCCCTAAAGGCTACACGTGTAACGTGGCCGAACAGACCTGTGACAAGCCCGGGCTCCTCAGCCGGCCCTGGGTCCCCAAGCTGCCAGGCCTGCCACTGCACAGAGGGCTTCCCCAGGCCAGTGCCCCCTCCGTCCACCCAGCCAAGAACATGTGTGACCCTCACACCAGCTGCCCCAAAGATACCACCTGCTGCTTCGTGAAAAAGACTGGCAAGTGGGGGTGCTGCCCCTTACCCAAG GCGGTGTGCTGTACCGACGGAGACCACTGCTGCCCCAGCGGCTACAGCTGTGACGACCAAAAGACCTGCTGCACTAAGGGCCGCCTGACCATCCCCTGGTACCGCAAGGAGAAGGCCCTGACTGTGGGCGCCATGTTGAAAGATGTCAAGTGTGACAACAATAGCAGCTGTGCCTCTGGGACCACCTGCTGCAAGCTGCCCACAGGAGAATGGGGCTGCTGTCCTCTGGTCAAG GCTGTTTGCTGTACAGACCACGAGCACTGCTGCCCACAGGGCTACAGCTGCAACATGCAGACTGGGACCTGTGAGAAACCGGTAGAGGGTGTTCTCCCCCATATGATTCCCCAGACAAAGGTGGCAGAGTCCCAGCAGAGAGCAGCGGAGACGGGGCTAGATGTGAAGTGTGACGGTGCTGGAGAGTACAGCTGTCCCAAACTGCAGACATGCTGCAAGACCTCCCCCACAGAATGGGCCTGCTGCCCCGAATCAAAG GCAGTATGCTGCGCAGACTCCAAGCACTGCTGCCCCATGGGATACACATGTCACCTAGGGCAGGGAGGCTGCTCCCAGCAGGCTGAGTTGACCTGGGATATTTTCTTCACTCACAACAAAAAGAGAGACTTTGTTCCTTTTGGACTCTGA
- the LOC111978337 gene encoding progranulin isoform X1 yields MNDNLTSLNLYIAHEALFSDSLAMTVQIGVACLALLGLTSALICPDGGMCAEGNTCCKTPSGGYGCCPLPNAECCLDHLHCCYEGTVCDLVHSKCLNKTVSLPWVRRVPAKRLIGPLMLEGVKAVICPDGEAECPDDTTCCELPGGSWGCCPLAKAVCCEDKMHCCPEGTKCDLAHSKCVSPTLDTFPMREKVPARKRQTVAVVGQAVTCPGGKSQCPDGTTCCLLASGDFGCCPYPEGVCCTDKLHCCPGNTTCDLEHEMCTSPNTRTPLAKKIPAIPNDVDCPDKLSLCPDDTTCCLKGNGSYGCCPMPSAVCCSDHLHCCPEGTTCDLGQGTCVSKHDQTPMAVKIPATLTTSSLQSRGPRQINAVPCKDSVACADGSTCCKSLDGEWVCCPLPKAVCCDDHLHCCPHGTICNLAESTCDDPSSGSALVPMLDKVPAFSYVSEEEPLPNSKCDESTSCPGQSTCCKTTTGNWACCPLPNAMCCNDHLHCCPHGTVCNLEASTCDDPSGFTMPWVAKGPALPTQTPLATEKCDEQTMCPRGTTCCRQNSGQSACCPLPHAVCCDDHEHCCPKGYTCNVAEQTCDKPGLLSRPWVPKLPGLPLHRGLPQASAPSVHPAKNMCDPHTSCPKDTTCCFVKKTGKWGCCPLPKAVCCTDGDHCCPSGYSCDDQKTCCTKGRLTIPWYRKEKALTVGAMLKDVKCDNNSSCASGTTCCKLPTGEWGCCPLVKAVCCTDHEHCCPQGYSCNMQTGTCEKPVEGVLPHMIPQTKVAESQQRAAETGLDVKCDGAGEYSCPKLQTCCKTSPTEWACCPESKAVCCADSKHCCPMGYTCHLGQGGCSQQAELTWDIFFTHNKKRDFVPFGL; encoded by the exons ATGAATGATAATTTAACAAGTTTGAACTTGTACATCGCACACGAAG CCCTCTTCTCAGACTCTCTGGCAATG actgTGCAGATAGGGGTGGCGTGTCTGGCTCTGCTAGGCCTGACCTCAGCCCTGATTTGTCCCGATGGTGGGATGTGTGCAGAGGGGAACACCTGCTGCAAGACGCCCAGCGGMGGATATGGCTGCTGTCCACTACCGAAT GCTGAGTGCTGCTTGGACCACCTGCATTGCTGTTATGAGGGGACAGTGTGTGATTTAGTGCACTCCAAGTGCCTTAATAAAACCGTCTCTCTGCCGTGGGTCAGAAGAGTTCCTGCCAAACGCCTAATCGGCCCTCTG ATGCTGGAGGGAGTGAAGGCAGTCATTTGTCCCGACGGCGAGGCCGAGTGTCCAGACGACACTACCTGCTGTGAACTCCCAGGCGGTTCCTGGGGCTGCTGTCCCCTGGCCAAG GCGGTGTGCTGTGAGGACAAGATGCACTGCTGTCCAGAGGGCACCAAATGTGACCTAGCCCACTCCAAGTGTGTGTCGCCCACKCTGGACACGTTCCCTATGAGGGAGAAAGTGCCTGCAAGGAAGAGGCAGACAG TAGCTGTGGTTGGACAAGCAGTGACCTGCCCAGGTGGTAAGAGCCAGTGCCCAGACGGAACCACATGTTGCCTACTGGCCAGTGGAGACTTTGGCTGCTGCCCCTACCCTGAG GGTGTGTGCTGTACTGACAAACTCCACTGTTGCCCTGGCAACACAACCTGTGACCTGGAGCATGAGATGTGCACTTCCCCCAATACACGGACTCCATTGGCCAAGAAGATCCCTGCAATCCCCAACGATG TGGATTGCCCAGACAAGTTGTCATTGTGTCCTGACGACACCACTTGTTGCCTGAAGGGGAATGGGAGCTATGGCTGCTGCCCTATGCCCAGT GCTGTGTGCTGTTCAGATCACCTCCACTGCTGTCCAGAGGGCACTACCTGTGACCTGGGACAGGGCACCTGTGTGTCTAAACACGACCAAACCCCCATGGCTGTCAAAATCCCCGCCACATTGACCACTTCATCCCTACAGAGCAGAGGCCCGAGACAAA TCAATGCTGTGCCCTGCAARGACTCTGTGGCCTGTGCTGATGGGAGTACGTGCTGTAAATCACTAGATGGAGAATGGGTCTGCTGCCCCCTGCCcaag GCTGTGTGTTGTGATGACCATCTCCACTGCTGCCCCCACGGGACCATCTGTAACCTGGCAGAGAGTACGTGTGATGACCCCTCCTCGGGCTCTGCCCTGGTTCCCATGCTGGACAAGGTGCCTGCCTTCAGCTATGTGTCGGAGGAGGAGCCGCTGCCCAACAGCAAATGTGACGAGTCCACATCGTGCCCGGGCCAATCCACGTGCTGCAAGACCACCACGGGAAACTGGGCCTGCTGCCCCCTGCCCAAT GCGATGTGTTGCAACGACCACCTCCACTGCTGCCCCCACGGCACCGTGTGTAACCTGGAGGCCAGTACCTGTGATGATCCCTCAGGCTTCACCATGCCGTGGGTCGCCAAGGGGCCAGCCCTCCCCACCCAGACACCACTGGCCACTGAGAAGTGTGACGAACAGACCATGTGCCCCAGGGGCACCACCTGCTGCAGGCAGAACTCGGGACAGTCGGCATGCTGTCCTCTACCTCAT GCGGTGTGCTGTGACGACCACGAGCACTGCTGCCCTAAAGGCTACACGTGTAACGTGGCCGAACAGACCTGTGACAAGCCCGGGCTCCTCAGCCGGCCCTGGGTCCCCAAGCTGCCAGGCCTGCCACTGCACAGAGGGCTTCCCCAGGCCAGTGCCCCCTCCGTCCACCCAGCCAAGAACATGTGTGACCCTCACACCAGCTGCCCCAAAGATACCACCTGCTGCTTCGTGAAAAAGACTGGCAAGTGGGGGTGCTGCCCCTTACCCAAG GCGGTGTGCTGTACCGACGGAGACCACTGCTGCCCCAGCGGCTACAGCTGTGACGACCAAAAGACCTGCTGCACTAAGGGCCGCCTGACCATCCCCTGGTACCGCAAGGAGAAGGCCCTGACTGTGGGCGCCATGTTGAAAGATGTCAAGTGTGACAACAATAGCAGCTGTGCCTCTGGGACCACCTGCTGCAAGCTGCCCACAGGAGAATGGGGCTGCTGTCCTCTGGTCAAG GCTGTTTGCTGTACAGACCACGAGCACTGCTGCCCACAGGGCTACAGCTGCAACATGCAGACTGGGACCTGTGAGAAACCGGTAGAGGGTGTTCTCCCCCATATGATTCCCCAGACAAAGGTGGCAGAGTCCCAGCAGAGAGCAGCGGAGACGGGGCTAGATGTGAAGTGTGACGGTGCTGGAGAGTACAGCTGTCCCAAACTGCAGACATGCTGCAAGACCTCCCCCACAGAATGGGCCTGCTGCCCCGAATCAAAG GCAGTATGCTGCGCAGACTCCAAGCACTGCTGCCCCATGGGATACACATGTCACCTAGGGCAGGGAGGCTGCTCCCAGCAGGCTGAGTTGACCTGGGATATTTTCTTCACTCACAACAAAAAGAGAGACTTTGTTCCTTTTGGACTCTGA
- the LOC111978338 gene encoding mitogen-activated protein kinase kinase kinase 14 — translation MAIPRMFNSNTPFIDVKGASLLFSLGKENIMEGEENKDPLVPTVLPTLSLVMEQGTAKQVGTGGHDDRNQVPCVSIIAQAEGEGSQEFSPTSTECVYSRSHLLKSHRSIAKKATTESDTDEENYVGTTRTVPHHHIRRKLRQKPQEGRQREEGQEPPVIQGLWVQEIDWSKSTNKDMSWASEVNQLPVDLPKHTDSIWVPHSRGGCILEGLFELVSHCSLEGVSKCADGLSDTYELIGVSDFSSEIGVSESLSSLKSISDSESIRTRESESDASSSFGDGGLSDSVCSLVDVSDCLSSVMCVSDNVLAPESVSDSNSSCSLMGVSDSDSTCSRGWESGSSSSVESTSNSFCSLVGVSNIPGDVSGLLCSVGGVSSSETMLEELRSRVTQKHQRFVSPFFKALVKDVSDEMKEATAQINEGLIFHKQLQPNKFEYREGKEYHILYHIQNGSYGDVFSVQDRSTGFECAAKKIPLSHFNCEEVSTWSALNSPGVVKLFGAVREGPYVTLFMDLKTSCLAQLLRERGSLPEELALRYLCQLLGALEHLHHRHVLHLDVKADNVLLSEDGRDTFLCDFGLSETLDPNGQSTKAFRQSGWPAGTETHMAPEVARGDLRCAKADVWSSCCMLLHMLNGCHPWIRYYNHPLCFKIVNEPPPLREVPPSCNPYTAEVLRAGLQKDPASRASATALRQMTTKALRAVGGLCHSSGQGDCQKLVNSKAGNHNRPYIPSAPAKPAATQSAPKMHWVSSWRALAAGADSSDSEEGGSKLERDSESVTYSLEDRDWESYQNSLEESHVLEDWESETDSEVDIYLGEDGDLERKSDWEYEGDWEEEESSTELYQALHTHFPVLRKGQPEIDQSWGSEPELEYLRDGVTEGILAQTPSPEPRDHPPSCMSSTGSSQKDDTDKDSDCSSDDLSSGVFSYNSQTDGQSFNLEWLVVSTNQPPSYCFEGVEIWIENIGGECLRIRERHQVKVGHVAIGISEQITVKAFSLETLDRKPVSFQQEIQESGLWLCCIPSPDCCPRWSWRIKEGKLEIRE, via the exons ATGGCCATACCCAGGATGTTCAACTCAAACACGCCATTCATTGATGTGAAGGGGGCGTCACTGCTGTTCTCTTTGGGGAAGGAAAACATCATGGAGGGTGAAGAGAACAAGGACCCGTTGGTGCCGACCGTCCTTCCTACCCTGAGCCTGGTGATGGAGCAGGGCACTGCCAAGCAGGTGGGCACAGGGGGGCATGATGACAGGAACCAAGTCCCATGTGTCTCCATCATCGCCCAGGCAGAGG GTGAAGGCTCCCAAGAGTTCAGCCCTACGAGCACAGAATGTGTCTACTCCAGATCTCATCTGCTCAAAAGCCACAG GTCCATAGCCAAGAAAGCTACAACCGAGAGTGATACTGACGAAGAGAACTATGTGGGTACTACCCGCACAGTCCCACACCACCACATTCGAAGGAAGCTTCGGCAAAAGCCTCAGgaaggaagacagagggaggaaggacaAGAGCCACCAGTCATCCAAGGTTTATGGGTGCAGGAGATCGACTGGTCTAAATCAACCAACAAGGACATGAGCTGGGCCTCAGAGGTAAACCAACTTCCTGTGGACCTCCCCAAACACACAGACTCTATCTGGGTACCTCATAGCCGCGGAGGCTGCATTTTGGAGGGTTTGTTTGAACTTGTATCCCACTGCAGCTTGGAAGGTGTGTCAAAATGTGCAGATGGCCTGTCAGACACATACGAACTCATAGGTGTGTCCGACTTTTCTAGTGAAATAGGAGTGTCTGAGTCTCTATCCAGTCTGAAGAGTATATCTGATTCTGAATCTATTCGTACTCGTGAGAGCGAGTCAGACGCCTCTTCTAGTTTTGGGGATGGGGGTCTGTCGGACTCAGTCTGCAGCCTGGTGGACGTGTCGGACTGTCTRTCCAGTGTGATGTGCGTGTCGGACAACGTCCTGGCGCCAGAGAGTGTGTCCGACTCTAACTCGTCTTGCAGTCTGATGGGCGTGTCTGACTCGGACTCCACCTGTAGCCGAGGATGGGAATCCGGATCCTCCTCCAGTGTGGAGAGTACGTCCAACTCCTTTTGCAGTCTGGTGGGTGTGTCTAACATCCCAGGGGATGTGTCTGGATTGTTGTGTAGCGTCGGGGGAGTGTCTAGCTCTGAGACAATGTTGGAGGAACTACGCAGCAGAGTTACCCAGAAGCATCAGCGATTCGTCTCACCTTTTTTCAAAGCACTGGTCAAAGATGTCTCGGATGAGATGAAAGAGGCCACCGCACAGATCAACGAAGGCCTCATATTCCACAAG CAACTCCAGCCCAATAAGTTTGAATACAGGGAGGGAAAGGAATACCACATTCTATACCACATTCAGAATGGATCGTATGGTGATGTGTTCAGTGTTCAGGACAGAAGTACCGGGTTCGAGTGTGCTGCCAAAAAA ATCCCACTGAGTCATTTCAACTGTGAGGAGGTGAGCACGTGGAGTGCTTTGAACTCCCCTGGCGTTGTGAAGCTCTTTGGGGCTGTGAGGGAGGGTCCATACGTCACACTCTTCATGGACCTGAAGACAAGTTGTTTGGCCCAGCtactgagggagaggggaagTTTACCAGAGGAACTGGCCTTGCGCTACCTCTGTCAGCTCCTGGGAGCATTGGAACACCTGCATCACAGACACGTCCTGCATCTGGATGTTAAAG CTGACAATGTGTTGCTGTCTGAGGATGGGAGGGACACGTTCCTCTGTGACTTTGGTCTCTCTGAGACGCTGGACCCAAATGGACAGAGCACCAAAGCCTTTAGAC AATCTGGGTGGCCCGCTGGCACAGAGACCCACATGGCGCCCGAGGTGGCACGAGGGGACCTCCGCTGTGCCAAGGCAGACGTGTGGAGTAGCTGCTGCATGCTACTGCACATGCTCAACGGATGCCACCCCTGGATCCGCTACTACAACCACCCGCTGTGCTTCAAG ATTGTCAATGAGCCACCACCTCTGAGGGAGGTGCCCCCCAGCTGTAACCCCTACACTGCCGAGGTCTTGAGAGCTGGACTACAGAAGGACCCCGCCAGTAGAGCCTCGGCCACAGCGCTAAGGCAGATGACCACCAAGGCCCTGAGAGCAG TGGGAGGACTTTGTCACAGTTCTGGTCAAGGTGATTGTCAGAAACTGGTGAACAGCAAGGCTGGGAATCATAACAGACCCTACATTCCCTCTGCCCCTGCAAAGCCAGCAGCCACACAGTCAGCACCCAAAATGCATTGGGTGAGCTCCTGGAGAGCGTTGGCCGCTGGCGCGGACAGTAGTGATTCTGAGGAGGGCGGATCGAAATTGGAGAGAGATTCTGAATCAGTGACATATTCTCTGGAGGATAGGGACTGGGAATCTTATCAAAATTCCTTGGAGGAGAGCCATGTGCTGGAAGATTGGGAATCTGAGACAGATTCCGAGGTGGATATTTACTTGGGGGAGGATGGAGATCTGGAGAGGaaaagtgactgggaatatgaAGGCGATTGGGAGGAAGAGGAGTCTTCCACAGAACTTTACCAAGCTCTCCACACCCACTTCCCCGTKCTGCGGAAAGGCCAGCCGGAGATTGACCAATCCTGGGGGTCAGAGCCTGAATTGGAATACTTAAGAGATG GTGTTACCGAGGGCATTTTGGCACAGACCCCCTCCCCTGAGCCAAGGGACCACCCTCCCTCCTGTATGAGCAGCACTGGTTCATCCCAGAAGGATGATACAGACAAAGATTCTGATTGCTCGTCTGATGACCTCAGCTCTGGAGTCTTCTCCTACAACAgccagacagatggacagagctTCAACTTGGAATGGTTGGTGGTATCCACCAACCAGCCACCATCTTACTGCTTTGAAG GCGTTGAGATATGGATTGAAAACATTGGCGGTGAGTGTTTGAGGATCCGTGAACGGCATCAGGTCAAAGTGGGTCATGTTGCCATAGGGATAAGCGAGCAG ATCACAGTGAAGGCCTTCAGTCTGGAGACTCTGGACAGGAAGCCCGTGTCCTTCCAACAGGAAATCCAGGAGTCAGGCTTGTGGCTTTGCTGTATTCCTTCCCCAGACTGTTGTCCACGATGGAGCTGGAGGATCAAAGAGGGAAAGCTTGAGATTCGGGAATGA
- the LOC111978337 gene encoding progranulin isoform X2, with protein MNDNLTSLNLYIAHEALFSDSLAMTVQIGVACLALLGLTSALICPDGGMCAEGNTCCKTPSGGYGCCPLPNAECCLDHLHCCYEGTVCDLVHSKCLNKTVSLPWVRRVPAKRLIGPLMLEGVKAVICPDGEAECPDDTTCCELPGGSWGCCPLAKAVCCEDKMHCCPEGTKCDLAHSKCVSPTLDTFPMREKVPARKRQTAVVGQAVTCPGGKSQCPDGTTCCLLASGDFGCCPYPEGVCCTDKLHCCPGNTTCDLEHEMCTSPNTRTPLAKKIPAIPNDVDCPDKLSLCPDDTTCCLKGNGSYGCCPMPSAVCCSDHLHCCPEGTTCDLGQGTCVSKHDQTPMAVKIPATLTTSSLQSRGPRQINAVPCKDSVACADGSTCCKSLDGEWVCCPLPKAVCCDDHLHCCPHGTICNLAESTCDDPSSGSALVPMLDKVPAFSYVSEEEPLPNSKCDESTSCPGQSTCCKTTTGNWACCPLPNAMCCNDHLHCCPHGTVCNLEASTCDDPSGFTMPWVAKGPALPTQTPLATEKCDEQTMCPRGTTCCRQNSGQSACCPLPHAVCCDDHEHCCPKGYTCNVAEQTCDKPGLLSRPWVPKLPGLPLHRGLPQASAPSVHPAKNMCDPHTSCPKDTTCCFVKKTGKWGCCPLPKAVCCTDGDHCCPSGYSCDDQKTCCTKGRLTIPWYRKEKALTVGAMLKDVKCDNNSSCASGTTCCKLPTGEWGCCPLVKAVCCTDHEHCCPQGYSCNMQTGTCEKPVEGVLPHMIPQTKVAESQQRAAETGLDVKCDGAGEYSCPKLQTCCKTSPTEWACCPESKAVCCADSKHCCPMGYTCHLGQGGCSQQAELTWDIFFTHNKKRDFVPFGL; from the exons ATGAATGATAATTTAACAAGTTTGAACTTGTACATCGCACACGAAG CCCTCTTCTCAGACTCTCTGGCAATG actgTGCAGATAGGGGTGGCGTGTCTGGCTCTGCTAGGCCTGACCTCAGCCCTGATTTGTCCCGATGGTGGGATGTGTGCAGAGGGGAACACCTGCTGCAAGACGCCCAGCGGMGGATATGGCTGCTGTCCACTACCGAAT GCTGAGTGCTGCTTGGACCACCTGCATTGCTGTTATGAGGGGACAGTGTGTGATTTAGTGCACTCCAAGTGCCTTAATAAAACCGTCTCTCTGCCGTGGGTCAGAAGAGTTCCTGCCAAACGCCTAATCGGCCCTCTG ATGCTGGAGGGAGTGAAGGCAGTCATTTGTCCCGACGGCGAGGCCGAGTGTCCAGACGACACTACCTGCTGTGAACTCCCAGGCGGTTCCTGGGGCTGCTGTCCCCTGGCCAAG GCGGTGTGCTGTGAGGACAAGATGCACTGCTGTCCAGAGGGCACCAAATGTGACCTAGCCCACTCCAAGTGTGTGTCGCCCACKCTGGACACGTTCCCTATGAGGGAGAAAGTGCCTGCAAGGAAGAGGCAGACAG CTGTGGTTGGACAAGCAGTGACCTGCCCAGGTGGTAAGAGCCAGTGCCCAGACGGAACCACATGTTGCCTACTGGCCAGTGGAGACTTTGGCTGCTGCCCCTACCCTGAG GGTGTGTGCTGTACTGACAAACTCCACTGTTGCCCTGGCAACACAACCTGTGACCTGGAGCATGAGATGTGCACTTCCCCCAATACACGGACTCCATTGGCCAAGAAGATCCCTGCAATCCCCAACGATG TGGATTGCCCAGACAAGTTGTCATTGTGTCCTGACGACACCACTTGTTGCCTGAAGGGGAATGGGAGCTATGGCTGCTGCCCTATGCCCAGT GCTGTGTGCTGTTCAGATCACCTCCACTGCTGTCCAGAGGGCACTACCTGTGACCTGGGACAGGGCACCTGTGTGTCTAAACACGACCAAACCCCCATGGCTGTCAAAATCCCCGCCACATTGACCACTTCATCCCTACAGAGCAGAGGCCCGAGACAAA TCAATGCTGTGCCCTGCAARGACTCTGTGGCCTGTGCTGATGGGAGTACGTGCTGTAAATCACTAGATGGAGAATGGGTCTGCTGCCCCCTGCCcaag GCTGTGTGTTGTGATGACCATCTCCACTGCTGCCCCCACGGGACCATCTGTAACCTGGCAGAGAGTACGTGTGATGACCCCTCCTCGGGCTCTGCCCTGGTTCCCATGCTGGACAAGGTGCCTGCCTTCAGCTATGTGTCGGAGGAGGAGCCGCTGCCCAACAGCAAATGTGACGAGTCCACATCGTGCCCGGGCCAATCCACGTGCTGCAAGACCACCACGGGAAACTGGGCCTGCTGCCCCCTGCCCAAT GCGATGTGTTGCAACGACCACCTCCACTGCTGCCCCCACGGCACCGTGTGTAACCTGGAGGCCAGTACCTGTGATGATCCCTCAGGCTTCACCATGCCGTGGGTCGCCAAGGGGCCAGCCCTCCCCACCCAGACACCACTGGCCACTGAGAAGTGTGACGAACAGACCATGTGCCCCAGGGGCACCACCTGCTGCAGGCAGAACTCGGGACAGTCGGCATGCTGTCCTCTACCTCAT GCGGTGTGCTGTGACGACCACGAGCACTGCTGCCCTAAAGGCTACACGTGTAACGTGGCCGAACAGACCTGTGACAAGCCCGGGCTCCTCAGCCGGCCCTGGGTCCCCAAGCTGCCAGGCCTGCCACTGCACAGAGGGCTTCCCCAGGCCAGTGCCCCCTCCGTCCACCCAGCCAAGAACATGTGTGACCCTCACACCAGCTGCCCCAAAGATACCACCTGCTGCTTCGTGAAAAAGACTGGCAAGTGGGGGTGCTGCCCCTTACCCAAG GCGGTGTGCTGTACCGACGGAGACCACTGCTGCCCCAGCGGCTACAGCTGTGACGACCAAAAGACCTGCTGCACTAAGGGCCGCCTGACCATCCCCTGGTACCGCAAGGAGAAGGCCCTGACTGTGGGCGCCATGTTGAAAGATGTCAAGTGTGACAACAATAGCAGCTGTGCCTCTGGGACCACCTGCTGCAAGCTGCCCACAGGAGAATGGGGCTGCTGTCCTCTGGTCAAG GCTGTTTGCTGTACAGACCACGAGCACTGCTGCCCACAGGGCTACAGCTGCAACATGCAGACTGGGACCTGTGAGAAACCGGTAGAGGGTGTTCTCCCCCATATGATTCCCCAGACAAAGGTGGCAGAGTCCCAGCAGAGAGCAGCGGAGACGGGGCTAGATGTGAAGTGTGACGGTGCTGGAGAGTACAGCTGTCCCAAACTGCAGACATGCTGCAAGACCTCCCCCACAGAATGGGCCTGCTGCCCCGAATCAAAG GCAGTATGCTGCGCAGACTCCAAGCACTGCTGCCCCATGGGATACACATGTCACCTAGGGCAGGGAGGCTGCTCCCAGCAGGCTGAGTTGACCTGGGATATTTTCTTCACTCACAACAAAAAGAGAGACTTTGTTCCTTTTGGACTCTGA